One genomic window of Moorella glycerini includes the following:
- a CDS encoding iron-containing alcohol dehydrogenase family protein: MLERVIAPGSYLRGPGVIGTAGRALKSLGARACLVGGRRALAAAAPALQDAMVSAGVEAVGQVWYGGECCPENIARVAAAIKESGADFLVGVGGGKALDTAKGAAWQAGVPLVTVPTIAATCAAFTSIAIIYDREGHFLAISHEAVNPSLVLVDSQIIAAAPWRYLAAGMGDTLAKYIELRATSTAAPPHLALAGALGLARLCYDSILAAGPGARAAVEDQAVTPDLEKVIDAVILISGLVSGLGGDDGRTAGAHGIYEGLTASPLTRSYCHGELVAFGNLVQLFLEGTETGAIKRLAAFNRQVGLPVSLEGVGLSPEDGPSLDLVSRAAAESPDMANMPFPVTAAMIREALLAADCLGREMA, from the coding sequence ATGCTTGAACGGGTAATAGCCCCCGGGAGCTACCTCCGGGGTCCCGGTGTTATCGGGACAGCCGGGCGGGCCTTGAAGAGCCTGGGCGCCAGGGCCTGCCTGGTGGGAGGCCGCCGGGCCCTGGCAGCGGCAGCTCCGGCCCTGCAGGACGCCATGGTTTCCGCTGGGGTGGAAGCGGTGGGACAGGTCTGGTACGGGGGTGAATGCTGCCCGGAGAATATTGCCAGGGTAGCGGCGGCAATTAAGGAAAGCGGTGCTGATTTCCTGGTAGGGGTTGGCGGCGGTAAAGCCCTGGATACCGCCAAGGGGGCTGCCTGGCAGGCAGGGGTGCCCCTGGTAACGGTGCCGACCATCGCCGCTACCTGTGCCGCCTTTACATCTATCGCCATTATCTATGACCGGGAAGGACACTTCCTGGCCATATCCCATGAGGCCGTGAACCCATCCCTGGTCCTGGTAGACAGCCAGATAATTGCTGCTGCCCCCTGGCGCTACCTGGCCGCCGGTATGGGGGACACCCTGGCCAAATATATCGAGCTGCGGGCTACCAGCACAGCAGCTCCCCCTCATCTGGCCCTGGCAGGAGCTCTGGGTTTAGCCCGCCTCTGCTATGACAGCATCCTGGCCGCCGGGCCCGGCGCCAGAGCAGCGGTAGAAGACCAGGCGGTCACCCCGGACCTGGAAAAGGTAATTGATGCGGTTATCCTGATCAGCGGGCTGGTCAGCGGCCTGGGCGGCGACGACGGGCGAACAGCCGGCGCTCACGGTATTTATGAAGGATTAACAGCCTCGCCCCTGACCCGTAGTTACTGCCACGGGGAACTGGTAGCCTTTGGCAACCTGGTCCAGCTATTCCTGGAAGGGACGGAGACAGGCGCAATCAAACGCCTGGCCGCATTTAACCGCCAGGTCGGACTGCCCGTATCCCTGGAAGGGGTGGGGTTATCCCCGGAGGATGGCCCCTCCCTGGACCTGGTCAGCCGGGCGGCAGCGGAAAGCCCGGATATGGCCAATATGCCCTTCCCGGTAACGGCAGCTATGATCCGGGAAGCCCTCCTGGCGGCCGACTGCCTGGGGCGGGAGATGGCCTGA
- a CDS encoding amidohydrolase family protein, with product MKLVYINPETNLDLLAGSLWDGRGEACRQQVVISIRQGRIAAVRPQEMAVTEKNARQINLAGLTVLPGLIDAHVHLALDGIDFQASLARWQDPPAREAALARALRASLEHGLVAIRDGGDREGLHLQAREWVRTGKYPGPRVVTTGMAVTKKGKYGSFLGPGTTGPASIRELIATLVNRGVDQVKVVVSGLVTFHRYGEVGSLEFDAAELATVVKAAHASGRPVMAHVNSAAGVDLALAAGVDSIEHGYFLTTAQLETMAARGTYWVPTIAAIANRLSATVKQFYPEREKEIIQWTWESQQEMIARAYRLGVKLVVGTDAGAPGVYHGESYLDELLYWHRAGVPTAAILRAATVTAAAALGLEGELGQVRPGYRSCLIAVRGNPLEDLKVLAQPEMVFIDF from the coding sequence ATGAAGCTCGTCTACATTAACCCGGAGACAAACCTGGACCTCCTGGCCGGCAGCCTGTGGGACGGCCGGGGTGAGGCGTGCCGGCAGCAGGTAGTTATCAGTATCCGCCAGGGCCGCATCGCCGCTGTACGTCCCCAGGAAATGGCCGTCACCGAAAAAAATGCCCGGCAGATCAACCTTGCCGGGCTGACGGTCTTACCCGGCTTAATCGACGCCCACGTCCACCTGGCCCTGGACGGCATCGATTTTCAGGCCTCCCTGGCCCGCTGGCAGGACCCGCCAGCCAGGGAAGCGGCCCTGGCCCGGGCTCTGCGGGCATCCCTGGAGCATGGCCTGGTAGCCATAAGAGACGGCGGCGACCGCGAGGGTCTCCACCTCCAGGCGCGGGAATGGGTCCGGACAGGCAAATACCCGGGCCCCCGGGTGGTGACCACCGGGATGGCCGTAACTAAAAAAGGAAAATACGGTTCTTTCCTGGGCCCCGGCACCACCGGCCCGGCTTCCATCAGGGAGTTGATTGCCACCCTGGTAAACCGGGGCGTTGACCAGGTTAAAGTAGTGGTTTCCGGCTTAGTTACCTTCCACCGCTACGGGGAGGTGGGCAGCCTGGAATTTGACGCTGCCGAACTGGCTACCGTCGTAAAGGCGGCCCACGCGTCCGGCCGGCCGGTGATGGCCCATGTCAACTCGGCTGCCGGCGTGGACCTGGCCCTGGCCGCGGGGGTGGACAGTATCGAACACGGCTATTTCCTTACGACAGCCCAGCTGGAAACTATGGCTGCCAGGGGTACCTACTGGGTACCGACTATCGCCGCTATAGCTAACCGGCTGTCTGCCACTGTGAAACAGTTCTACCCGGAAAGGGAAAAGGAAATTATTCAGTGGACCTGGGAATCCCAGCAGGAAATGATTGCCCGGGCCTACCGGCTGGGTGTGAAGCTGGTTGTAGGTACCGATGCCGGTGCTCCCGGTGTCTACCACGGGGAATCTTATCTGGACGAACTGCTGTACTGGCACCGGGCCGGTGTCCCGACGGCGGCCATCCTGCGGGCGGCTACGGTTACAGCTGCTGCCGCCCTGGGCCTG